Proteins encoded in a region of the Dreissena polymorpha isolate Duluth1 chromosome 6, UMN_Dpol_1.0, whole genome shotgun sequence genome:
- the LOC127834972 gene encoding uncharacterized protein LOC127834972, translating to MSPLSTLLMLMLIGCDHVTRGQAPSSRDSLRRSLSIDPTLSHARDTPIPVSQNVNVFLPVDDIPVQDAPTARVSPTQMTDPSRPSVRTPQVTVAESRQGTLSASITAGRPVLLESTLGQVARQQVLQPRPTASIPVMIENQPEVQFVQPQPRLTAPAPSTAAMNAAIVVVNDQRPVVNEQRPVVNDQRPVINDRLINNVRPIPVDEAISAKTECSFQIPLFLLPDTDPANLAQNQQCPSFLLYGPNIDPTLVSLLVDHWTGVDNVGGPSLDRVRSQITQVEFEQKCLVPALRAHVFGGAACKTRELRVYLEWLLYLRERLFNI from the exons ATGAGTCCTCTATCTACATTGCTGATGTTGATGCTGATTGGATGTGATCACGTGACACGAGGTCAAGCTC CCAGTAGCCGAGACTCATTGCGGCGCTCTCTGAGTATAGACCCCACCCTCTCGCACGCCCGCGATACGCCGATACCCGTCTCCCAGAACGTCAACGTCTTCTTACCTGTCGACGACATCCCTGTTCAGGACGCCCCGACGGCGCGTGTCTCGCCGACACAAATGACGGACCCTAGTCGTCCGAGCGTGAGAACTCCTCAAGTTACGGTGGCCGAGAGCCGCCAGGGTACACTCTCCGCCTCCATAACGGCCGGCCGCCCGGTTCTCCTGGAGAGTACCTTGGGCCAAGTCGCCAGGCAGCAAGTCCTTCAACCTCGCCCAACAGCCAGCATCCCTGTCATGATAGAGAACCAACCGGAAGTCCAGTTTGTGCAGCCGCAGCCACGACTGACAGCGCCTGCTCCCAGTACAGCAGCAATGAATGCCGCAATTGTTGTTGTTAACGACCAACGCCCGGTTGTTAACGAACAACGTCCCGTTGTTAACGACCAACGCCCCGTTATTAACGACCGTCTTATTAACAACGTCAGGCCTATTCCCGTTGATGAAGCGATAAGTGCCAAGACGGAGTGCTCATTTCAGATCCCCCTGTTTCTACTTCCTGACACAGATCCGGCAAACCTAGCCCAGAATCAGCAGTGTCCGTCTTTCCTCTTGTACGGCCCAAACATCGACCCCACTCTTGTGTCACTTCTTGTCGATCACTGGACCGGGGTTGATAACGTCGGCGGTCCATCGCTCGATCGAGTGCGCAGCCAGATTACGCAGGTCGAGTTCGAGCAGAAGTGCCTAGTTCCGGCTCTGCGCGCGCATGTTTTCGGCGGTGCCGCGTGTAAGACGCGCGAGCTTAGAGTCTATTTGGAATGGCTATTGTACCTTCGTGAGCGTCTATTCAATATTTAA